A window from Citrobacter amalonaticus encodes these proteins:
- a CDS encoding YbgS-like family protein, producing the protein MKMTKLASLFLTATLSLASGAALAAETSAQTNNGQANAAADAGQVAPDAKENVAPNNVDNDNINSGGTMLHPNGSSMNHEGMTKDEVHKNTMCKDGRCPDVNKKVETGNGINNDVDTKTDGTTQ; encoded by the coding sequence ATGAAAATGACAAAATTAGCTTCACTTTTCCTGACCGCTACGCTCAGCCTTGCCAGCGGCGCAGCGCTGGCAGCCGAAACCAGCGCCCAGACCAATAATGGCCAGGCGAACGCCGCCGCCGACGCAGGCCAGGTCGCTCCGGATGCAAAAGAAAACGTGGCGCCAAATAATGTCGATAACGACAACATCAACTCAGGTGGCACAATGCTGCATCCGAATGGTTCATCGATGAACCATGAGGGGATGACCAAAGATGAGGTGCACAAAAACACCATGTGTAAGGACGGGCGCTGCCCGGATGTGAATAAAAAAGTGGAAACCGGAAATGGCATTAACAACGACGTTGATACTAAAACCGATGGCACCACTCAGTAA